The Candidatus Glassbacteria bacterium genome has a window encoding:
- a CDS encoding FAD-dependent thymidylate synthase — protein sequence MARLTSPEAEKLLDQEIRVLDKGFVRLVDYLGGDARIVQSARVSYGEGTTTVRRDKALIDYLMRHLHTSPFEQVIITIHAKLPIFVARQWIRHRTARLNEYSGRYSEMTDEFYIPAPERIHRQDTFNVQASSDEEVPPELQAKVISLIENDCGNVYANYRAMLDDGVSRELARINLPLTLYTEWYWQIDLHNLFHFLKLRMDQHAQWEIRQYANVLGDIARAVAPWAYESFEEHILHGANFSRSEIEALKAMINGRPCPLEGRLRTEFMIKMELEDEQH from the coding sequence ATGGCCCGTCTTACCTCCCCCGAAGCAGAAAAGCTTCTGGATCAAGAAATCCGCGTCCTTGATAAAGGTTTCGTCCGCCTGGTGGACTACCTCGGCGGCGACGCCCGCATAGTCCAGTCGGCCCGTGTCTCCTACGGCGAGGGTACCACCACGGTCCGCCGCGACAAGGCCCTGATCGACTACCTGATGCGCCACCTTCACACCTCGCCGTTCGAGCAAGTGATAATCACGATTCACGCCAAGCTGCCGATTTTTGTCGCCCGCCAGTGGATCCGTCACCGCACAGCCCGCCTGAACGAGTACTCGGGCCGCTACAGCGAGATGACCGACGAGTTCTATATCCCCGCACCCGAGCGGATCCACCGGCAGGACACGTTCAACGTCCAGGCTTCCAGCGACGAGGAAGTGCCGCCTGAACTCCAGGCAAAGGTGATCTCCCTGATCGAAAACGACTGCGGAAATGTCTACGCCAACTACCGCGCCATGCTCGACGACGGCGTCTCACGGGAGCTGGCCCGGATCAACCTGCCGCTGACCCTCTATACCGAGTGGTACTGGCAGATCGACCTCCACAACCTGTTCCATTTCCTCAAGCTGCGCATGGACCAACACGCCCAGTGGGAAATCCGCCAGTACGCCAACGTGCTGGGAGATATCGCCCGGGCGGTGGCGCCCTGGGCCTACGAGTCGTTCGAGGAGCATATCCTGCATGGGGCCAATTTCAGCCGCTCGGAAATCGAGGCGCTCAAGGCGATGATCAACGGCAGGCCATGCCCGCTGGAGGGCCGTCTGCGCACGGAATTTATGATCAAGATGGAACTCGAGGATGAGCAACACTAA
- a CDS encoding ABC transporter ATP-binding protein produces MVDGNFILQARGLIKTYVNGEIETPALRGVDLELAAGEFVSVVGPSGCGKTTLLNLVGGLDRPTSGEITLDDVRLDLAGERELSKVRLHNIGFVFQAYNLFPVLSAAENVEYVLMLRGIPAAERRRKALELLETVGLSEMADRRPTRLSGGQQQRVAVARAISTNPRLVLADEPTANLDSESAGQLLDMMEALNRERGVTFLFSTHDPRVVERARRVVRLRDGLVVDGESGEDEQH; encoded by the coding sequence ATGGTGGACGGTAATTTTATCCTGCAGGCCAGGGGACTGATAAAAACCTATGTTAACGGAGAGATCGAAACGCCGGCCCTGCGCGGCGTCGATCTGGAACTTGCCGCCGGGGAGTTTGTCTCGGTGGTCGGACCCTCGGGCTGCGGCAAAACCACCCTGCTTAACCTTGTCGGCGGCCTGGACCGTCCCACCAGCGGCGAGATCACCCTGGATGATGTCAGGCTCGACCTGGCCGGAGAAAGAGAGCTCTCCAAAGTGCGCCTGCACAATATCGGGTTCGTCTTCCAGGCCTATAACCTGTTCCCGGTTCTCAGCGCGGCGGAAAATGTGGAGTACGTGCTGATGCTGCGCGGGATTCCGGCCGCCGAGCGCCGCCGCAAAGCGTTGGAATTGCTGGAGACGGTGGGGTTGAGTGAGATGGCCGACCGGCGCCCGACCCGTCTGAGCGGAGGCCAGCAGCAGCGGGTGGCCGTCGCCCGGGCGATCAGCACCAACCCCCGGCTGGTGCTGGCCGATGAGCCGACCGCCAATCTCGACAGCGAGTCCGCCGGGCAGTTGCTGGACATGATGGAGGCTCTCAACCGCGAGCGCGGGGTGACGTTCCTCTTTTCCACCCACGACCCGCGGGTGGTGGAACGGGCACGCAGGGTGGTGAGGCTGCGCGACGGGCTGGTTGTCGACGGCGAAAGCGGGGAAGATGAGCAGCACTAG
- a CDS encoding ABC transporter permease, producing the protein MGTFASIAWRNLWRNYSRSLIMIGGISVGLFGLLVYYGISNGFIYEMVEVSIELELGHVQVTSRGYHQHPVQSNAFEQPPGLLEEIQRVEGVQAAGGRLTAAVLVHSAEKSNRVDLVGIDPERERRITAVSARIAEGEYLQPGQDNKAVIGRKLADHLGIGLGEKLVAMAQDREGDLQSRLFRVGGIFTSNSPTWEKSAAFVTLAAMRELVGRPDQLTAILVRADRSTELEPIVDGIRALVDDTVLEVSPWKEVSPLLAQSIDMFDSFIWVFYLIIYLAMAFGVINIMLMAVMDRTRELGVMRAVGTTPGQVMVMVMLEAALLGVAGIIVGGGAAWLLNGYLSVNGLNLAKWAGAMEYMGLGSVIHPHIEPLEWLVSFLSAEAAVVVSSIWPAWRSARVEPVKAIQFE; encoded by the coding sequence ATGGGAACATTTGCTTCAATCGCCTGGCGCAACCTGTGGCGCAACTATTCGCGCTCGCTGATCATGATCGGCGGGATCTCGGTGGGCCTGTTCGGGCTGCTGGTCTATTACGGTATCTCGAACGGGTTTATCTACGAGATGGTCGAAGTGTCGATAGAGCTGGAACTGGGCCACGTGCAGGTGACAAGCCGCGGCTACCATCAGCACCCGGTCCAGTCCAATGCATTCGAGCAGCCGCCGGGGCTGCTGGAGGAAATCCAGAGGGTCGAGGGCGTACAGGCGGCCGGCGGCAGGCTAACTGCCGCGGTGCTGGTGCACAGCGCGGAGAAATCGAACAGGGTTGATCTGGTGGGTATCGATCCCGAGCGGGAGCGACGGATCACCGCGGTCAGCGCGAGGATTGCCGAGGGCGAGTACCTTCAGCCTGGACAGGACAACAAGGCGGTGATCGGCCGCAAGCTGGCGGACCATCTGGGCATCGGACTGGGCGAAAAGCTGGTGGCGATGGCCCAGGACCGAGAGGGCGATCTCCAGAGCCGCCTGTTCCGCGTGGGCGGCATCTTCACATCCAATTCTCCGACCTGGGAAAAATCCGCCGCGTTCGTTACCCTGGCTGCGATGCGCGAGCTGGTGGGTCGACCGGACCAGCTCACCGCGATCCTCGTGCGCGCCGACCGCAGCACCGAGCTTGAACCGATTGTCGACGGTATCCGGGCGCTCGTGGATGATACTGTTCTCGAAGTCAGTCCGTGGAAAGAGGTCAGCCCGCTGCTGGCCCAGTCGATAGATATGTTCGACAGCTTTATCTGGGTTTTCTACCTGATTATCTACCTGGCGATGGCGTTCGGGGTGATCAACATCATGCTGATGGCCGTGATGGACCGCACTCGCGAGCTGGGTGTGATGCGGGCCGTGGGCACGACTCCGGGCCAGGTGATGGTGATGGTGATGCTTGAGGCCGCCTTGCTGGGCGTAGCCGGGATAATCGTGGGTGGCGGCGCGGCATGGCTGCTCAACGGCTACCTGAGCGTCAACGGGCTGAATCTGGCCAAGTGGGCCGGGGCGATGGAATACATGGGCCTCGGCAGCGTCATCCATCCGCATATCGAGCCGCTGGAGTGGCTGGTTTCGTTTCTTTCCGCCGAGGCGGCGGTGGTGGTCTCATCGATCTGGCCGGCCTGGCGCTCGGCGCGCGTGGAACCGGTCAAGGCGATTCAGTTCGAATGA
- a CDS encoding ABC transporter permease has protein sequence MIFFKLAWRNNWRHRWRSVLTVTAVVFGLSLTIWGFCLTEGSHEQIIRNSVESFTGHLQVHRRGFHDDPGLRKVFAPDSEFAAVLDSGIPGLDDWGLRISTFALASVGETSFAAMMVGIEPERERRFIHWDEKIEAGTYLQPGDIEGALVGADLAENLRIGIGDTVIIVTQDYYGSLSGALRVVRGTIRSHAPQLDRAGLLVSLESAREMLDMQGKANTAVVMATSSEEVEPLIAELQSRLAGQELEVIGWREILPDLVQLVELDNIFGILTNLILLLVIGFMVLNTFLMSVMERIREFGIMRSLGASPGRVVGLILFEAALLVGLGFVLANAVGIGASVYNSIHPLDFSGMGDEIYKHYGMDPRIYARVTWYTLIYPNLFVAAVILLALVYPAWRAARIGPAEAVSRGR, from the coding sequence GTGATCTTCTTCAAGCTAGCCTGGCGCAACAACTGGCGGCACCGCTGGCGTTCCGTGTTGACCGTGACCGCGGTTGTGTTCGGGCTGAGTCTCACGATCTGGGGTTTCTGTCTCACCGAGGGCAGCCACGAGCAGATTATTCGCAACTCGGTGGAGTCGTTCACGGGCCACCTCCAGGTTCATCGCCGCGGGTTCCACGACGATCCCGGTCTGCGCAAGGTGTTCGCTCCCGACAGCGAGTTTGCCGCCGTGCTGGACAGTGGTATTCCGGGACTTGACGACTGGGGTTTACGGATCTCCACGTTCGCGCTGGCCAGCGTGGGCGAGACCAGTTTCGCGGCGATGATGGTGGGGATCGAGCCGGAGCGCGAGCGCAGGTTTATCCACTGGGACGAGAAGATCGAAGCGGGAACCTACCTTCAACCCGGCGATATCGAGGGAGCGCTGGTGGGCGCCGACCTGGCCGAAAACCTGCGGATCGGGATCGGGGACACGGTGATTATCGTCACCCAGGACTACTACGGCTCGCTGTCTGGGGCGCTGAGAGTGGTGCGCGGCACGATCCGCAGCCACGCCCCCCAGCTCGACCGCGCGGGGCTGCTGGTCAGCCTGGAGTCGGCCCGCGAGATGCTGGACATGCAGGGCAAGGCCAACACGGCCGTGGTGATGGCCACCTCCAGCGAGGAAGTCGAGCCGTTGATTGCGGAGCTTCAATCGCGCCTGGCTGGGCAGGAACTGGAAGTTATCGGCTGGCGGGAGATTCTGCCGGACTTAGTCCAGTTGGTCGAGCTGGACAACATTTTCGGCATACTGACCAACCTGATCCTGCTGCTGGTGATCGGGTTCATGGTGCTCAATACGTTTCTGATGAGCGTGATGGAGCGGATCAGGGAATTCGGGATCATGCGCAGCCTGGGAGCCAGCCCGGGCAGAGTTGTCGGACTGATATTGTTCGAGGCGGCGCTGCTGGTGGGCCTGGGGTTCGTGCTGGCCAACGCGGTCGGGATCGGCGCCTCGGTTTACAACAGCATCCACCCGCTGGATTTCAGCGGGATGGGCGATGAGATCTACAAGCACTACGGCATGGATCCCCGCATCTACGCCCGCGTAACCTGGTACACGTTGATTTATCCAAACCTGTTCGTGGCGGCGGTGATATTGCTGGCGCTGGTTTACCCCGCCTGGCGCGCGGCCCGGATCGGACCGGCCGAGGCTGTCTCGCGGGGGCGTTGA
- a CDS encoding outer membrane lipoprotein-sorting protein, whose amino-acid sequence MHTAERLSTIGFLAAAVLTAMPVTAQELDSTLARRIIEHADTLMRGSSNTSTYRMIIVRPDWSRSITMNSWERGKELAYMEVTDPPREQGTAFLKREGQMWTFLPDIERTVKIPPSMMMDSWMGSDFTNDDLLKESSLLDDYSHELIGADTLRGIPAWHARLVPHEDAAVVWDRIEFWVRQEDFMLLREEYYDEKGRKVRTMYFEEIRTMDGREIPSKWILEPHLKDKGNQTVLEILDVDFNVGIPDRYFTRQHLERSR is encoded by the coding sequence GTGCACACAGCAGAGAGATTGTCGACAATCGGTTTCCTGGCGGCCGCTGTACTGACCGCAATGCCCGTGACCGCGCAGGAGCTGGACAGCACGCTGGCGCGGAGGATTATCGAGCACGCTGACACCCTGATGCGGGGCTCGTCGAATACCTCCACCTACCGGATGATAATTGTCCGTCCGGACTGGAGCCGCAGTATCACCATGAACAGTTGGGAGCGGGGCAAGGAGCTGGCATACATGGAAGTTACCGACCCGCCCAGGGAGCAGGGGACCGCGTTCCTCAAGCGCGAGGGCCAGATGTGGACTTTCCTGCCCGATATCGAGCGGACGGTGAAAATCCCGCCATCGATGATGATGGATTCATGGATGGGGTCTGATTTCACCAACGATGACCTGCTCAAGGAAAGCTCCCTGCTGGATGACTACAGCCACGAACTTATCGGTGCGGACACTCTGCGCGGGATACCCGCCTGGCATGCGCGGCTGGTTCCCCACGAAGATGCGGCGGTGGTGTGGGACAGGATCGAGTTCTGGGTCCGGCAGGAAGATTTCATGCTCCTGCGCGAGGAGTATTACGACGAGAAAGGCCGTAAGGTGCGTACCATGTATTTCGAGGAAATCAGGACCATGGACGGCCGCGAGATCCCCTCGAAATGGATACTCGAACCTCATCTCAAGGATAAGGGAAACCAGACCGTGCTGGAGATTCTCGATGTGGATTTCAATGTCGGGATTCCGGATCGTTATTTCACCCGCCAGCACCTGGAACGTTCCAGATAG
- a CDS encoding TetR family transcriptional regulator translates to MTPPGDRHAERREQSIERLQRAAVDLLAARSYADIRIEDITGQAGMAKGSLYMYFEGKDELYLKVFDRFFESLFAEQFEEMAGHEDPGEALRGMVDFAVEQISPSDEIMFIYRATMDPALMKLVRPHTEKFMARYVEFVESMFRQLGRTDVGPLSYLLAVLLDGLWFYRIMELEPAELAESQRARQDLKQTICRLFKL, encoded by the coding sequence ATGACTCCCCCCGGTGACCGTCACGCCGAACGGCGCGAGCAGAGTATCGAACGACTCCAGCGGGCCGCTGTCGACCTGCTGGCCGCCCGCAGCTACGCGGATATCCGGATCGAGGATATCACGGGACAGGCCGGGATGGCCAAGGGCAGCCTGTATATGTATTTCGAGGGCAAGGACGAGCTGTATCTAAAGGTGTTCGACCGCTTTTTCGAGAGCCTGTTCGCTGAGCAGTTCGAAGAAATGGCCGGCCACGAGGATCCGGGAGAGGCCCTGCGGGGCATGGTCGATTTCGCTGTCGAGCAGATATCTCCCAGCGACGAGATCATGTTTATCTACCGGGCGACCATGGACCCGGCGCTGATGAAGCTGGTTCGGCCGCATACCGAAAAATTCATGGCCCGCTACGTAGAGTTCGTCGAATCGATGTTCCGTCAGCTGGGCCGCACGGATGTCGGGCCTTTGAGCTATCTGCTGGCGGTACTGCTGGACGGCCTGTGGTTTTACCGGATCATGGAACTGGAGCCGGCGGAGCTGGCCGAAAGCCAGCGGGCCAGACAGGATTTGAAGCAGACGATCTGCCGTTTATTCAAGCTCTGA
- a CDS encoding carbon-nitrogen hydrolase family protein, giving the protein MMAMGGNSLTVACVGFEVSGDIERNWRAIERWTTRAADEGAELVHFPETALTGYNRIHLKSMDDIDRGLLSRRCENIANLAAKRRVWIAYGSTHFEPEVAKPFNSLFLIGPEGKQVSRYDKIFLTETDSEAYSPGNHLAVTRIKNFTVGMTICFDMRFPELFRRLSLVGASLVLISSYQAGDPRAAHMRSVAPATLITRASENGFYLSASNTSQSPAWHESMVLKFNGEVLAATRKHSPGMALVTLDAADKEPFTDFIRATARKVADGSHPLLDRPLGAG; this is encoded by the coding sequence ATGATGGCGATGGGCGGAAACAGTCTGACAGTGGCGTGCGTGGGCTTCGAGGTATCCGGCGATATCGAGCGGAACTGGCGGGCGATCGAGCGCTGGACAACCAGGGCGGCCGACGAGGGCGCGGAGCTGGTGCATTTCCCCGAGACCGCCCTGACCGGCTACAATCGCATCCACCTTAAAAGCATGGACGATATCGACCGCGGACTGCTCAGCCGCCGCTGCGAAAATATCGCCAACCTGGCCGCGAAACGGAGAGTGTGGATCGCCTACGGAAGCACGCATTTCGAGCCGGAGGTGGCGAAACCGTTCAACAGCCTTTTCCTGATCGGCCCCGAGGGGAAACAGGTCAGCCGCTACGACAAGATTTTCCTCACCGAGACTGACAGCGAGGCCTACAGCCCCGGCAACCATCTGGCGGTGACCCGGATCAAGAATTTCACGGTCGGGATGACCATCTGCTTCGACATGCGTTTTCCCGAGCTGTTCCGCAGGCTGTCGTTGGTGGGGGCAAGCCTGGTGCTGATCAGCAGCTACCAGGCGGGCGATCCTCGTGCGGCGCACATGCGCTCTGTCGCGCCAGCTACCCTGATCACCCGCGCCAGTGAAAACGGCTTCTACCTCAGCGCCTCGAACACGTCGCAATCCCCGGCCTGGCACGAAAGCATGGTGCTGAAGTTCAATGGCGAAGTGCTCGCCGCCACGCGGAAACACTCGCCCGGGATGGCGCTCGTCACCCTGGACGCAGCCGACAAGGAGCCGTTCACCGATTTTATCCGCGCCACCGCCCGCAAGGTGGCCGATGGTTCCCACCCGCTGCTGGACCGGCCGCTGGGAGCGGGATAG
- a CDS encoding methyltransferase domain-containing protein yields MSVPGPATFPLPNLLNRHAGPAARVLIIRSGPLELVQDILAVLSEWNSALEVVQYCHEGQELDILSNLIYSHPGYFRLKHADLDTLRSRNFDLVIVPYATDRRLHPEYHEVDLIAIETGAEAVIAVYWDRTALLLDENLLERKEREAVRPYLEQKKSAIEEIRRFTGEDPEVIEDKCHLAAARGDCLWREQSPASECEIEEFYSGTDFYIYALMKECDWRGARSWLAGLLADEIPPESSVLDYGAGCGALGIAMAERGYDFTHLDLPGPLLEFARSRYRARGLEVTVAAAEQPLPLSESYDAIICIHVLEHVPDPEDKLRHLAGHLAPDGSLCIAIPFEANPVGGEHPGLHLNRLTDQRYQTLIAELGFECVRQVDDLDILRRP; encoded by the coding sequence ATGAGCGTACCGGGTCCCGCTACATTCCCGCTGCCGAACCTGCTGAACCGTCATGCCGGCCCGGCGGCCAGGGTGCTGATTATCCGTTCCGGCCCGCTTGAGCTTGTCCAGGATATTCTCGCCGTGCTCTCGGAGTGGAACTCCGCTCTGGAAGTGGTCCAGTATTGCCACGAGGGACAGGAACTCGACATCCTCAGCAACCTGATTTACAGCCATCCCGGTTATTTCAGGCTGAAGCACGCCGATCTGGACACTTTGCGCAGCCGGAATTTCGACCTCGTGATTGTGCCCTACGCCACCGACCGCCGCCTGCACCCGGAGTACCACGAAGTTGACCTGATCGCGATAGAGACCGGTGCCGAGGCTGTGATCGCAGTCTACTGGGACCGGACCGCCCTGCTGCTCGATGAGAACCTGCTGGAGCGTAAAGAGCGGGAGGCGGTGAGGCCCTACCTGGAGCAGAAAAAGTCGGCGATCGAGGAAATCAGGCGGTTCACCGGCGAGGACCCGGAAGTGATCGAGGACAAGTGCCACCTGGCCGCCGCACGGGGTGACTGCCTGTGGCGCGAGCAGTCGCCCGCCTCCGAGTGTGAGATCGAGGAGTTTTACAGCGGAACCGATTTTTATATCTACGCCCTGATGAAAGAGTGCGACTGGCGCGGAGCCAGGAGCTGGCTGGCCGGGCTCCTGGCCGATGAGATCCCCCCGGAGTCCTCGGTGCTGGACTATGGAGCAGGCTGCGGAGCGCTCGGAATCGCGATGGCCGAACGGGGTTACGATTTCACCCACCTCGACCTGCCGGGCCCGCTGCTCGAGTTCGCCCGCTCACGGTACAGGGCGCGCGGCCTGGAAGTAACTGTCGCAGCCGCCGAGCAACCGCTGCCGCTCAGTGAGAGCTACGACGCAATTATCTGCATCCACGTGCTGGAACACGTGCCGGACCCAGAGGACAAGCTGCGCCACTTGGCCGGGCACCTGGCCCCGGACGGCTCGTTGTGTATCGCGATTCCGTTCGAGGCCAACCCGGTGGGCGGAGAACATCCCGGCCTTCACCTCAACCGTCTCACCGATCAGCGCTACCAGACCCTGATCGCCGAACTGGGGTTCGAGTGCGTGCGGCAGGTCGATGACCTGGATATTCTCCGTCGCCCCTGA
- a CDS encoding DUF2752 domain-containing protein — MARGRYRIEICQLETRKQVLELLDHFRRPGERANHPGRIFRVATKQSQDQQSDDETSPGVRPVKTRGQLLLPGAVIGVLVLLDYSVVSRLPRLCLWYKLTGTDCPLCGLTRSLIALGDFKLSLAFELHPFGPAAAAALLVWLGLLTTGLVTGKELAGLPRRLLTAAGALACLAWFLWWLIGVVGPQAADILPNLR; from the coding sequence ATGGCCCGAGGCCGTTACCGGATCGAGATATGTCAGCTTGAGACCCGCAAGCAGGTTCTGGAGCTGCTTGATCATTTTCGCCGACCAGGCGAACGAGCCAATCACCCCGGCCGGATATTCCGAGTGGCCACCAAGCAGAGCCAGGATCAGCAGAGCGACGATGAAACCTCCCCTGGCGTGCGCCCGGTGAAAACCCGCGGACAACTGTTGCTGCCCGGAGCTGTTATCGGCGTGCTGGTCCTGCTGGATTACTCAGTTGTTTCGCGGCTGCCACGTCTCTGCCTGTGGTATAAGCTCACCGGCACCGACTGCCCGCTCTGCGGCCTGACCCGCTCCCTGATCGCGCTCGGAGATTTCAAGCTCTCGCTGGCCTTCGAGCTGCATCCGTTCGGGCCGGCTGCGGCCGCGGCTCTACTGGTCTGGCTGGGGCTATTAACGACAGGGCTGGTAACAGGAAAAGAGCTTGCCGGCCTTCCCCGGCGGCTGCTGACAGCCGCCGGGGCGCTGGCGTGTCTTGCATGGTTCCTCTGGTGGCTTATCGGGGTAGTTGGGCCTCAGGCGGCAGACATCCTGCCGAACTTGCGGTAA
- a CDS encoding sodium/solute symporter (Members of the Solute:Sodium Symporter (SSS), TC 2.A.21 as described in tcdb.org, catalyze solute:Na+ symport. Known solutes for members of the family include sugars, amino acids, nucleosides, inositols, vitamins, urea or anions, depending on the system.) produces MSEMEGLTRVDYLVVVAYMVIMITVGVLMSRWNKDADDYFKGGNKLPYWLAGLSLFMTSFSSWTFTGGAGKTYESGISIFSMYWGAVLGLGFGYFVFARRWRRTRSMTILEYLSERFDFNVHQFISWANTPITIFQCAIWLYALSIFLSAATHIPVTWVIFGCGIIILAYTMIGGLWGVCITDSLQFFILLPIAILVTILSVNMVGGLDALVANAPPKYWLPFNEEADITKMFVVFQFINGFFMFNSGGGAQRYFSAIDEREASKIAGLSAILCFIGPFIWLTPAMACRVLFPDLGQDVAEAFGLTKPSEAAYVFISMKVLPQGLRGVLIAGILAATMSSLSTFYNMYSAVITKDIICTVFIKDASKKFMHRLGMVVTLVMGLVSIMIAYFYSTLPDLGVFDLMFKVASVLGIPVAVPVILGLVYKRTPNWVPYTVILVGMAVGGVFAIWNWEKHLGYELFQAVQYPLLCALFFIPGMFFADEFGGSARIRFWGKALIYLLGIWYFLYGMFLYFNLPRIDGAVDAGSLAWVQQVIFSAYSSPKTLIVLAVAWAMMTEVVSRLKIVPGKLYMTEVARFFRKMDRPVDVAAELGEGHEHAEADLSSFKILGVVMVLIAAMMGLFFLGELTTSERWITFWALLSNLVIGIGLYWLGSYRYRKFGRMSAA; encoded by the coding sequence ATGTCCGAAATGGAAGGACTGACCAGGGTCGATTACCTGGTTGTGGTCGCCTACATGGTGATTATGATTACGGTCGGCGTGCTGATGTCCAGGTGGAACAAGGATGCCGACGATTATTTCAAGGGCGGGAACAAGCTGCCTTACTGGCTGGCCGGGCTGAGCCTGTTCATGACCAGTTTTTCGAGTTGGACTTTTACCGGCGGGGCTGGGAAGACCTACGAGAGCGGGATCAGTATCTTCTCGATGTACTGGGGGGCGGTGCTGGGCCTGGGGTTCGGTTATTTCGTGTTCGCCAGGCGCTGGCGACGAACCCGCAGCATGACCATCCTCGAGTACCTCTCCGAGCGGTTCGACTTCAATGTCCACCAGTTCATCTCCTGGGCCAATACCCCGATCACGATTTTCCAGTGCGCCATCTGGCTCTATGCGCTCAGCATCTTTCTCAGCGCCGCCACTCATATCCCGGTAACCTGGGTTATTTTCGGCTGCGGGATCATCATCCTGGCCTACACGATGATCGGCGGCTTGTGGGGCGTTTGTATCACCGACAGCCTCCAGTTTTTCATTCTCCTGCCGATTGCGATTCTGGTAACGATCCTGAGCGTAAACATGGTCGGCGGGCTGGATGCGCTGGTTGCCAACGCGCCGCCTAAATACTGGCTGCCCTTCAACGAGGAAGCCGATATCACCAAGATGTTTGTTGTCTTCCAGTTCATCAACGGTTTTTTCATGTTCAACAGCGGCGGCGGCGCACAGCGCTATTTCTCCGCTATCGATGAGCGCGAGGCGAGCAAGATCGCCGGGCTCAGCGCAATCCTCTGTTTCATCGGACCGTTTATCTGGCTCACACCCGCGATGGCCTGCCGGGTGCTGTTCCCCGACCTGGGCCAGGATGTGGCCGAGGCGTTCGGGTTGACCAAACCCAGCGAGGCGGCCTATGTGTTCATCAGCATGAAAGTCCTGCCCCAAGGTCTGCGGGGAGTATTGATCGCCGGCATTCTGGCCGCCACCATGAGCAGCCTGTCCACCTTCTACAATATGTACAGCGCGGTGATTACCAAGGACATTATCTGCACGGTGTTTATCAAGGACGCGTCGAAGAAATTCATGCACCGGCTGGGGATGGTGGTTACGCTGGTGATGGGCCTGGTCAGCATTATGATCGCCTATTTCTACAGCACATTGCCCGATCTGGGCGTGTTCGACCTGATGTTCAAGGTTGCCAGCGTACTGGGTATCCCGGTGGCTGTCCCGGTTATCCTGGGTCTGGTCTACAAGCGGACGCCCAACTGGGTGCCGTACACGGTGATCCTGGTCGGGATGGCGGTGGGTGGTGTGTTCGCTATTTGGAATTGGGAGAAACACCTGGGTTACGAGTTGTTCCAGGCGGTCCAGTACCCGCTGCTCTGTGCCCTGTTTTTTATTCCCGGGATGTTTTTCGCCGACGAGTTCGGCGGAAGCGCCAGGATCAGGTTCTGGGGCAAGGCGTTGATCTACCTCCTGGGTATCTGGTATTTTCTCTATGGGATGTTTCTCTATTTCAACCTGCCCAGGATCGATGGTGCGGTGGATGCCGGCAGCCTGGCCTGGGTCCAGCAGGTTATTTTCAGCGCTTACAGCAGTCCCAAAACCTTGATTGTCCTGGCAGTGGCCTGGGCGATGATGACCGAGGTGGTCAGCCGGCTGAAAATAGTCCCCGGTAAGCTTTACATGACAGAGGTCGCCAGGTTTTTCCGGAAGATGGATAGGCCGGTGGACGTGGCGGCCGAGCTGGGCGAGGGGCACGAGCATGCCGAAGCCGATCTCAGCTCATTCAAGATTCTGGGCGTCGTGATGGTCCTGATCGCCGCGATGATGGGCCTGTTTTTCCTGGGCGAACTTACCACGAGCGAACGCTGGATTACTTTCTGGGCCCTGCTCAGCAACCTGGTGATCGGAATCGGGCTGTACTGGCTCGGTTCATACCGTTACCGCAAGTTCGGCAGGATGTCTGCCGCCTGA